The Symbiobacterium terraclitae genomic sequence CAAGATTCCGCCGCTCCGCCACCCAGGGGATCACTGACCCCGCCTCGCCGGCGTCGGTCAGGTCGACGAACGCCTCGTCCACCAGCAGGGTCGCCCTGGTCCGCTCCGCCATCCGGAGCAACCCGGCCGGCGTGAACAGGTGGCCGGTGGGGTTGTGCGGATTGCAGACGATCCACCAGTCCCCACGCCCCACACCGGGCGGCGGCTCCGTGCGGTCGTGGGCGACGGGAACCGGGCGCGCCCCGGCAGCGCGCGCCGCCCGTTCGTACTCGGCAAAGCCCGGCTGCGGGACGGCCACCCGACACCCCCGTGCGAGCCGGAGCAGCAGATAGATCACCTCAGCCGCGCCGTTGCCCACCAGGACCATCGGCTCCTGCACCCTGTGTCGCCCGGCCAGGGCCGCCCGCAGGCGGCGGGCGAAGGGCTCGGGGTAGTGTGCGATGCCAGACAGGGCCCCCTGCGCGGCAGCGACCGCCCGGGGCGGCGGCCCCAGCGGGTTGATGTTGGCGCTGAAGTCGAGGAAGCCCCCGGACGGCTCGGCCCAGCGCGCCCGGGCCGCCTCGAGGTCCCCGCCGTGCAGGGGAGGCCTCTCGACCATCAACCCACCTCCCCCGCAGCCACGCCGAAGCAGGCCAGCGCGGCCAGCTCGGCCAGCTCGCAGAGCGCCCCGTAGGTGTCCCCCGTCTGGCCGCCGAGCCGCCGGGCCAGCCACCCTCCACAGCCGAAGCAGACCCCCAGCGCCGCCACCCATGCGCCCAGCCCCCGCAGCGCGGCGGTGAGGGCCCCCGACGGCGCAGCCGCGGCGAGGCCGTGCGGCAGGGTCAGTTCCGGCGCAGCCGCGGCCAGGACGCGCTGCAGCTCCACCGCAGCTGCAGGCAGGGCCAGAGCCAGCGCCAGCCCGCTGAGCAGGGCCGCAGCCGCCTGTGGCCGCCCCACGTGCCGGACATAGGCAGAGCCCAGTCCCCAGGAACGGGCCGGCGGCCATTGCACGGCCGCGAGCGGCATCACCATCCGCCCCAGGGCAGGGGCGACCAGCAACGCCGGGGCTGCCCGGCCCGGGTCCAGCTCCAGGAGGAGGGCGACCCGCAGCAGCAGGGCGAGCGCCCCGGCCGTCACCCCCATCGCCCCGACGCGGGAGTCCTTCATGATCTCGAGCATTCGCTCCCGGTCGCGGCCGGAGAGCACGCCGTCGGCAGTATCCATGAGGCCGTCCAGGTGGAGCGCCCCCGAGGCCCAGAGGCCGGCGCCGGCCGCCGCGACCGCCGCCACGGCCGGACCGAACAGCGCCCGCCCCGCCAGGTAGGCGACGAGGCCGGCGGCGCCCACCAGCAGCCCGACCAGCGGGAACAGGCCCGCTGCCCGGCCGAGGTCCCGCATGGGGTCGTCAGTGACCACGCGGCCTGTCGGAAACCGGGTGAGAAACGCAAGTGCGATGCGCACCAGGCCACCTCCTACGCAATCTTCCACAGCGCCAGGGCTCCCAGGCCGGTCCCCAGCACCGTCGCCAGCCACATCCACCGCACCGCGCGGGGGATGTCCTCCGGCTCCAGCGGACGGCGCGGGTCGCCCATGTAGGCCCGCCGCTCGGGCACCCCGCCGTAGGAATTGAGCCCGCCCAGCCGCACCCCGAGCAGGCCGGCCATCGCCGCCTCGGGCCAGCCGCTGTTGGGGCTGGGGTGCAGCCGGGCGTCCCGCAGGGCGATGCCGAGCGCACCCGGCGAGAGCCCTGCCAGTGCGAGCAGCAGGGCGCTCAGCCGGGCCGGCGCCAGGTTCGCCAGGGCGTCCAGCCGGGCGGAGGCCCAGCCGAACTCCCGGTACCGCTCGTCCCGGTGGCCCACCATGGAGTCCAGGGTGTTGACCGCCTTGTAGGCCATGGCCAGCGGCGCACCGCCGATCAGCCCCCAGAAGAGCGGTGCGATCACCCCGTCGCAGGTGGACTCCGCCACGGTCTCCACCGCCGCCCGGGTGACCTCGACGGCGTCCAGCGCCTCGGTGTCCCGCCCCACGATCAGCCCCACCCGCCGCCTCGCCCCGGCCAGATCCCCTGCCCCCAGGGGCCGGTAGACCGCCAGGGCGTGCTCGGCCAGAGAGCGGGCGGCCAGGCACGTGCTGAACAGCCAGGCCTCCGCGGCCAGCCCGAGCCAGGGGTGTACGCCGGCGGCCAGGCGGATGAGGAGCCAGGTGCATCCCCAGGAGGCCAGCGGCAGCAGCAGGGCGAGGACCGTCCCGCCAGCCCTGAGCGGCAGCCGCGTGGAGCGCAGCCACCGCTCGCCCGGGCGGACAACCCGGCCCATCAGCACCACCGGGTGGGGCAGCCAGGCGGGGTCGCCCACGGCCGCATCCAGCGCGAGGGCGATCAGCGGCAGGAACCAGGGAACTCCCTGCACCATCCGCCCCCCCTCCGTTATGGGATCACCGCCCCGATCTGCCTCAGGTCGACGGCGATGCCGGCGATGCAGGCCCAGACCTGCTCCGCCTCCCGCGCCAGCCACTGGTTCAGCCGTCCCTGGGCGTCGCGGAAGAGTCGCCCGAGCCGGTGCTCAGGCACCACCCCCGCCCCGACCTCGTTCGTCACCGCGATCAGCACGAGCCCGCGCTCCTGTGCCAGGCGGAGCAGCTGCGTCAGCTCCCGCCTCGCCCGCTCCTCGAACCCCTCCTCCGCCTGGAGCAGGTGGTTGGAGAGGAGCATGGTGACGCAGTCCAGGAGCACGGCGTCCGCCGGCTCTGCGTCCAGGGCCGGGGCCAGCGCAGCGCCCGGCGAGAACAGCTCCTCCACTGTACGCCAGTGGGCGGGGCGGTCCGCCCGGTGCCTGGCGATCCGCTGAGCCATCTCGGCGTCGCCCGGCTGCGCGGTGGCCAGGTAGACGACCCGCCGGTGCGCCGAGGCCAGGCGCTCAGCCCACCGGCTCTTCCCGCTCCGGGCGCCGCCCATCACCAGGATCAGTCCTGCCATCCCGTAGGCACGCTCCCTTCCGATGGGGGCTCCCCGGCCGGTCACCGGCCGAACAGCTCCGGGTGGATGTGCCGGGCGAACCACCGGAGCCCCTGGATCAGGCGGGGTCCGGGACGCACCACGATGTTCTCGTCGGGCAGCCCCAGCACCCGGCCCTCCCGCACCGCGGTGATCGATTCCCAGCCCGCCCTTTGCCGGGCCTCCTGGGCAGCCCCCTCCGAGCGGGCGACGATGATGTCGGGATCCGCGGCCACCAACTCCTCCAGCGAGATGGCGGGCCAGGGCTCGCCGGCGAAGGCGGCTGCATTCGTGCCGCCGGCGATGCGGATCATGTCGTCGATGAAGGAGCCAGGCCCTGCCGTGATGATCGGGTCATACCAGACCTCGTAGAAGACGACGGGCCGGGTGGCCGCGGTGGCGGCCTTCTCCTCGATCGCCCTGACCTCGCGCTGCATCTCCGCCACCAGCCGCTCGGCCGCCTCCTGCGCGTTCACCACCCGGCCCAGCATGAGGATGCCGTCGTAGAGCTCGGCGAAGTTGGCCGGGTCCAGCACGAGCGTGGTCAGGCCGTACGCGTTCTCCAGCCTCTCCCGGGCCTCCACGGAGCCGCCGGTGAGCAGGATCAGGTCGGGCTCGAGAGCGATGATCTTCTCGTAATCAGGCGGGTAGAAGCCGCCGATGGACTCGATCTCCCCGGCCTCGGGCGGGTAGTCGTCCCAGTCGGAGCGGCCCACCAGCAGGCCGCCTTTGCCGAGGGCGAACATCAGCTCCGTGTTGGAGGGGGCGACGGAGATCACCCGCGTGGGCTCGGCCTGGATGGTGACCGCCCGCCCGGCCCCGTCCGTGACGGCGATCGGATAGGTCGTCTGCTTGTCCCCGGGCCTCCCGGGGGTGCCCGCCGCCTGCTCGCCGGATCCCTGGGATGCGGCGTTCCCGCCGGCCGTGTGCCGGCTGCCGGCGTTGGCAGCCGGGTTGGGCTCACCTGCACCGTGCTGGCTGCCCGAGGCGTCGGACACGGCACTCCCACCGGACCCTGGCTGGCTTCCCGAGGCCGCAGCCCCGTCGCGACCACCGGACCCGGACTGGCTGCCCGAAGCTGCTGCACCGTCGCTCCCGCGTGCACCGGGCTGGATATCCATGCCCGCCGCGGCACCGTTCGCCCCTCCGGTCGCCGGCGGATTGCCCGCGCACCCCGCAAGCAGGCCGACCAGCAGCAGCAGGGAGAGCACAAACGATACGAGACAACGCTTCTTCATGCGACACACCTCCAAGAGTCGACTAACTGGAATAGAACTGCGAGCTCAGCTGGGCGACGACCGCCCAGGGCCGGGTCAGGGAGAGCGCCAGCCCGGGCAGCGCACGGGGAGCCGCCGCGACCAGCAGGCAGGTCGCCGGGCCGGCCGACTTCCCACGGGGGAAGCCCTCCTCATCGGGCGCCCAGTCGACCGCCAGCCCCGCGCTCGAGGCCAGGTCGACCGTCTCGGGGCCGATCCCGCGGGAGCCCACCGGCAGGAGGTCGTGCACCAGCGGATCCGCCGCGAGCCGCCTCACCAGCGGCAGGTCGGGCAGCTCGGGATCGTCCGGCCGCACCTCCGGACCCACCTTGGGCCGCCCCACGGCGACGACCAGGTCGCCGGGACTCGCCCGGCGCAGGTGCCGGCCCGGGCTCAGGTAGCCCACGACGGTGACGCCCAGGCCAGTCTGGACCGTCGGCAGGTTCTTCTCAAATGAGCCGTTGATCTGCCCCGCCGTGAGGCCGGCCAGGGCAGCCTCGTCACAGATCCCCTGAAGAATCGCCCTGCCGGTGGGCTCGGGCTCGACGCAGGCGGTGTTCACAAGGTGCAGCGGCTCTGCGCCGGCGGCCAGCACCTCCATCAGGGGCACCCGGGCGGTGAACCGCCCGACGACATAACCCGACGCCTTGACCGCATCGCCCGGCTTGGGCCCGACGCCGCCGGCGGCGTCGCAGGCGATGACCAGCCGGCCGCCGCCGGGCAGGTCCACCAGGGACAGGTCCCGCCGCCTCATGACCCGAACCCCGCCCGCCTCAGGCCGAGGACGACTACCAGGGCGGCCGCGGCGTTGGCCCCGGTCGCCGCGGTCAGCGGCAGCCACAGCGCTGCGAACAGCCCGACGCCCAGCGGGTTGGGCAGCAGCGAGAGCAGGGCCGGCGCCAGAAGCCCGTTGGCAGCCACCAGCGCCGCGGCGGCGGGCAGCGCCCCGAAGCGCCGGGCCGTCAGACCGCCCAGTGCGCCCACCCCCGCCATGGCGGCCGCCGTGGCCGCGTGGAAGGGCAGGGTCAGGGGAAAGCCGGTGACGGCTGCCGCGGCCGCGTGCCCCAGGCCGCAGATCAGGGCGCCCGCCGCCGGGCCCATCAGGAGCGCCGCCACGAAGCCGCTCATCGCATCGAAGGCGATGGAGGTTGGACCCAGCTTGATGTAGGAACCCAGGAGACTCAGGGCCAGGAGAAACCCAAGCTTCGCCAGTGTGCTTGTCCTCGCCAGAAGCACGGTCCGACCTCCCTTGCAGGTAACAGAAAACCCCTGGACTCAGCCAGGGGAACAGGTAAAACGACAGCACGCGCGTGGGAACCCCACGCGGGCGCCTCCACCTTTCTCCCGAAGGTTGAGCAGCGCTGAAGCGACAGGCAGGTTTCCTGACTCCGGATCGACGCCGGCCCCTCCGCCTTCCCGGCCTGCCGGCCAGTGGCGCACGCTGAGGGGCGACTCCCCGTCACAGTGGCGGGACCGTGCCGGATTCGCACCGGCTTCCCTTTTACCTCCCGGCCCGCGGGCCGGGAGCACCTGCCGCTGTTGCCCTGTTCAGTTGTGTTCACGGCAGTCTGGTTCCGGGACGTCCAGCACGCCGCCTGGCACGCCCTCCCGTCGGCGCCGCCGCTGCGCCGGGAACGCCTGCCCAACGGTGACACCGCCGCGCCCGGTCCGCCTCACTCACCCCGCGCGGTTCAGCACCTCCAGCACCAGGTCCACCCGGGCGTGCCGGCGCACGTGGTCCGCCAGCCGCTCAAGGGCGGCCTCCCGCGCGCCGGCCGTCGGGGCCGCCGCTCCCGGCCCGGAGAGGCCCAGGGAGTCCTCTTCGTCGAGCCCCAGGTCGGGCAGGTACGGAATCACGCCGACCACCGGCAGGCCGGTGCGCTCCTCCAGCCAGCGGACGCCGTCCGCAAAGAGCGTCGGGTCCCCGCGGAAGCGGTTGATCACCAGCCCCTTCACCCGGGCCCGCTCGTGCGGGCGCAGCAGCGCCAGCGTGCCGACGATGGCGGCAAAGACGCCGCCCCGGTCGATGTCGGCCACGAGGATGACGTCTGCGTCCAGCAGCTCGGCGGTCGTCATGTTGGCCAGGTCCCGGTCCCGCAGGTTCACCTCCACCGGCGACCCGGCCCCCTCCGCCACGATCACCTCGAACTCGGCGGAGAGGCTCGCGATGGCCTCCTGCACCGCCTGCAGGGCGGCCGCATGCGGCTCGCCCGTGTACTGCCGCCAGCCCATCTCGCCGAGCGACCGGCCCATCAGGACCACCTCAGAGCTGACCTCGGTCCGGGGCAGCAACAGCACGGGGTTCATCTCGACCCTGGGGGCCACCCCCGCGGCCTGCGCCTGCACGGCCTGGACCACGCTGATGCGCCGCCCGTCCGCGAGCACGGCCGCGCTGCCCGACATGTTCTGGGCCTTGAAGGGCGCCACCCGGAGGCCCTCCTGGCGCAGGATGCGGCAGAAGGCGGCGGCGAGCGTGGACTTGCCCACGCTGGAGGCGGTGCCCTGGAACATCAACGCACGGGCCATGTGGAATTCCTCTCTTTACGGAAGTTGACTGATACGGACTTCGACCGGGGCTGCAGCGGAAGTGGCACCTTGGCGCGGCTCGCTACTGTCGCCGTTGCTGCTCGGCGTGGTTGCGGGCTCAGCCACTCCCCATCCCCGCCGCGCCCAGCGGGTCCGGCGCCTCCCGCGCCAGCAGCATCACCTGCGGGGCGCCGGTGGTGGGGTGGCGGACCACCTTCACCCGGCTGCCGTAGACGGCCAGGATGTTGGCCTCGGTCAGCACGTCGCCCGGCGGGCCGTCCGCCCAGCAGCGCCCTTCTTTCAGCATCACCACCCGGTCGGCGTAGAGTGCCGCCAGGTTCAGGTCGTGCAGGATCACCAGCACCGTCAGCCCCTGCGTCCGGTTGAGCCGCCGCACCAAGTCCAGCACCTCCACCTGGTGGGCGATGTCCAGGTGGGCGGTGGGCTCGTCGAGGACCAGCAGGCGCGGCTCCTGGGCCAGGGCGCGCGCCACCATGACCCGCTGCCGCTCGCCGCCGGAGAGCGCCGTGATCAGCCGCCCGGCCAGCGGCGCCGTGCCGGTCAGCCGCATGGCCTCCGCGACGGCCGCCCGGTCCCGCGGGGTCTCGCCCCGCAGGGGGCGCAGGTGCGGCGTCCGCCCCAGGGCCACGACCTCCTCCACCGTGAACTCGAATCCCACCGCCGTCTCCTGGGCCACCACGGCCAGCTGCCGGGCCACGTCCCGGGGCCGCATCCGCCACAGG encodes the following:
- the cobD gene encoding threonine-phosphate decarboxylase CobD, encoding MVERPPLHGGDLEAARARWAEPSGGFLDFSANINPLGPPPRAVAAAQGALSGIAHYPEPFARRLRAALAGRHRVQEPMVLVGNGAAEVIYLLLRLARGCRVAVPQPGFAEYERAARAAGARPVPVAHDRTEPPPGVGRGDWWIVCNPHNPTGHLFTPAGLLRMAERTRATLLVDEAFVDLTDAGEAGSVIPWVAERRNLVVVRSLTKFYALPGLRVGYAVAPPWMVAALDAARDPWSVSGPAQAAALEALHDREYAARTRRWVREERAYLAGELASLPGFVVYPPSANFVLVRAPLPAHEIQERLGPLGILIRDCRSFAGLSAFHMRLAVRTRAEHERLVAHLRRVAEEVARP
- a CDS encoding adenosylcobinamide-GDP ribazoletransferase — encoded protein: MRIALAFLTRFPTGRVVTDDPMRDLGRAAGLFPLVGLLVGAAGLVAYLAGRALFGPAVAAVAAAGAGLWASGALHLDGLMDTADGVLSGRDRERMLEIMKDSRVGAMGVTAGALALLLRVALLLELDPGRAAPALLVAPALGRMVMPLAAVQWPPARSWGLGSAYVRHVGRPQAAAALLSGLALALALPAAAVELQRVLAAAAPELTLPHGLAAAAPSGALTAALRGLGAWVAALGVCFGCGGWLARRLGGQTGDTYGALCELAELAALACFGVAAGEVG
- the cbiB gene encoding adenosylcobinamide-phosphate synthase CbiB; amino-acid sequence: MVQGVPWFLPLIALALDAAVGDPAWLPHPVVLMGRVVRPGERWLRSTRLPLRAGGTVLALLLPLASWGCTWLLIRLAAGVHPWLGLAAEAWLFSTCLAARSLAEHALAVYRPLGAGDLAGARRRVGLIVGRDTEALDAVEVTRAAVETVAESTCDGVIAPLFWGLIGGAPLAMAYKAVNTLDSMVGHRDERYREFGWASARLDALANLAPARLSALLLALAGLSPGALGIALRDARLHPSPNSGWPEAAMAGLLGVRLGGLNSYGGVPERRAYMGDPRRPLEPEDIPRAVRWMWLATVLGTGLGALALWKIA
- the cobU gene encoding bifunctional adenosylcobinamide kinase/adenosylcobinamide-phosphate guanylyltransferase: MAGLILVMGGARSGKSRWAERLASAHRRVVYLATAQPGDAEMAQRIARHRADRPAHWRTVEELFSPGAALAPALDAEPADAVLLDCVTMLLSNHLLQAEEGFEERARRELTQLLRLAQERGLVLIAVTNEVGAGVVPEHRLGRLFRDAQGRLNQWLAREAEQVWACIAGIAVDLRQIGAVIP
- a CDS encoding ABC transporter substrate-binding protein; protein product: MKKRCLVSFVLSLLLLVGLLAGCAGNPPATGGANGAAAGMDIQPGARGSDGAAASGSQSGSGGRDGAAASGSQPGSGGSAVSDASGSQHGAGEPNPAANAGSRHTAGGNAASQGSGEQAAGTPGRPGDKQTTYPIAVTDGAGRAVTIQAEPTRVISVAPSNTELMFALGKGGLLVGRSDWDDYPPEAGEIESIGGFYPPDYEKIIALEPDLILLTGGSVEARERLENAYGLTTLVLDPANFAELYDGILMLGRVVNAQEAAERLVAEMQREVRAIEEKAATAATRPVVFYEVWYDPIITAGPGSFIDDMIRIAGGTNAAAFAGEPWPAISLEELVAADPDIIVARSEGAAQEARQRAGWESITAVREGRVLGLPDENIVVRPGPRLIQGLRWFARHIHPELFGR
- a CDS encoding ECF transporter S component — protein: MLLARTSTLAKLGFLLALSLLGSYIKLGPTSIAFDAMSGFVAALLMGPAAGALICGLGHAAAAAVTGFPLTLPFHAATAAAMAGVGALGGLTARRFGALPAAAALVAANGLLAPALLSLLPNPLGVGLFAALWLPLTAATGANAAAALVVVLGLRRAGFGS
- a CDS encoding cobyric acid synthase; this encodes MARALMFQGTASSVGKSTLAAAFCRILRQEGLRVAPFKAQNMSGSAAVLADGRRISVVQAVQAQAAGVAPRVEMNPVLLLPRTEVSSEVVLMGRSLGEMGWRQYTGEPHAAALQAVQEAIASLSAEFEVIVAEGAGSPVEVNLRDRDLANMTTAELLDADVILVADIDRGGVFAAIVGTLALLRPHERARVKGLVINRFRGDPTLFADGVRWLEERTGLPVVGVIPYLPDLGLDEEDSLGLSGPGAAAPTAGAREAALERLADHVRRHARVDLVLEVLNRAG
- a CDS encoding heme ABC transporter ATP-binding protein translates to MLQIESLTVGYGGAPVLKGLDLAVGRGELLVVVGPNGSGKSTLVRTLTRALTPTVGRILLGGRDLWRMRPRDVARQLAVVAQETAVGFEFTVEEVVALGRTPHLRPLRGETPRDRAAVAEAMRLTGTAPLAGRLITALSGGERQRVMVARALAQEPRLLVLDEPTAHLDIAHQVEVLDLVRRLNRTQGLTVLVILHDLNLAALYADRVVMLKEGRCWADGPPGDVLTEANILAVYGSRVKVVRHPTTGAPQVMLLAREAPDPLGAAGMGSG